A genomic stretch from Malus domestica chromosome 15, GDT2T_hap1 includes:
- the LOC103402030 gene encoding transcription factor bHLH93-like encodes MELNEHGFLEELLALRRDSSSSSTWETNIPTEMNELLSSSGSWGNFDYFDQQNPSSSFLPISSCIHDFSPSFEPNFNSSNFNSNTTVNQEVYYPLGFGITDEALLSAHQQVTDSSYNTLDTPPFPVPEDNPWSMLEEEELGFLGDEMHNLETQAEAAGCKVEPTQSPDQVPAFNIGMCVERNTRANNKKLQGQPSKNLMAERRRRKRLNDRLSMLRSIVPKISKMDRTSILGDTIDYMKELLERINNLQQEIEADPDQLNVMSLFKDIKPNEMLVRNSPKFDVQRRNVDTKIDICCTGKPGLLLSTVSTLEALGLEIQQCVISCFNDFAMQAACSEDFDQRTMVTSEDIKQALYRNAGYGGRCF; translated from the exons atggagttgAATGAACATGGTTTCTTAGAGGAGTTATTAGCTCTAAGAAGAGACAGTAGTAGTAGCAGTACATGGGAAACCAATATTCCAACAGAAATGAATGAATTGTTGTCTAGTAGTGGTAGCTGGGGAAATTTTGATTACTTTGATCAACAAAACCCTTCATCTTCTTTCCTCCCAATTTCTTCCTGCATCCATGATTTCTCACCTTCATTTGAACCCAACTTTAACAGCAGCAACTTCAACAGTAACACCACCGTCAATCAAGAAGTCTATTATCCCTTAGGCTTTGGCATTACTGATGAAGCACTGCTCTCAGCTCACCAGCAGGTCACTGACTCATCCTACAACACCCTCGACACACCACCGTTTCCGGTCCCGGAAGACAATCCGTGGTCcatgcttgaagaagaagagttgGGTTTCCTTGGTGATGAAATGCACAACTTGGAGACTCAAGCTGAAGCTGCTGGCTGCAAAGTGGAGCCAACTCAGTCCCCTGACCAAGTCCCAGCTTTCAACATTGGAATGTGTGTGGAGAGAAATACCAGAGCTAATAATAAGAAGTTGCAGGGGCAGCCATCAAAGAATCTAATGgctgagagaagaagaagaaagcgaTTGAACGACCGGCTTTCGATGCTAAGATCAATTGTGCCCAAGATAAGTAAG ATGGATAGAACATCTATACTTGGAGACACTATAGATTACATGAAGGAGCTCCTAGAGAGAATCAACAATTTGCAACAAGAAATTGAAGCGGATCCAGATCAGTTAAATGTGATGAGCCTTTTCAAGGATATAAAACCAAATGAAATGCTAGTCAGGAACTCACCTAAG TTTGATGTGCAAAGGAGGAATGTGGACACCAAGATTGACATATGCTGTACAGGAAAGCCAGGGCTGTTGTTATCAACAGTATCTACCTTGGAAGCCTTAGGCCTTGAGATTCAACAGTGTGTTATTAGCTGCTTCAATGACTTTGCAATGCAAGCTGCTTGTTCAGAG GATTTTGATCAGAGAACAATGGTAACTTCTGAAGACATAAAGCAAGCACTATATAGAAATGCAGGATATGGAGGAAGATGCTTCTAA